Proteins encoded in a region of the Thunnus maccoyii chromosome 4, fThuMac1.1, whole genome shotgun sequence genome:
- the LOC121895304 gene encoding uncharacterized protein LOC121895304, translating to MPICPVWSPTDVLRRPSGGLRSSSPGPLGCPSLSLLLEWRSTGYRHHVRRWRTSELTHRPIKFITPAQRPDQQPVFVVGDSHLRAIVDGFVSMTQGSLSFSFLSVPGGAAADLRTEVMHASLPWTPDTVCVCAPSNNLTASRTIGEAALDFGALLTTVCSLLPKVLLDFPPRINTDLGLQDLLRQEYHRVAARMGLPYVSVAEHLPLHRLELWCHDGVHLSNTDGMPAMVELLWDAAVRQLVPPPPEPPVSPQTSPRAKVSPRLVVTGHVPVPRHSDPWEWTVVGRECKAGTPMVRQSVIQSNPVWFRGAMLDAMVKVLPPSGSDCTAAPAAGQVLATPSPAASMPSPAV from the exons ATGCCAAT ATGCCCTGTGTGGAGTCCCACCGATGTGCTCAGGCGGCCAAGCGGAGGATTGCGGAGCAGCAGCCCTGGACCCCTGGGTTGCCCGTCCCTGAGTTTGTTGCTCGAAT GGCGCAGTACTGGTTACCGCCATCATGTGCGGAGATGGCGAACTTCTGAGCTGACCCACCGTCCCATCAAGTTCATCACTCCAGCACAGCGTCCGGACCAGCag CCGGTGTTCGTCGTTGGAGACTCTCACCTGCGGGCCATCGTGGACGGATTTGTGAGTATGACACAGGgatctctgtctttttcttttctttctgttccaGGTGGAGCAGCAGCTGACCTGAGGACAGAGGTGATGCATGCTTCCCTTCCGTGGACCCCGGATacggtctgtgtgtgtgccccGAGCAACAACCTCACCGCCAGCAGGACCATTGGTGAGGCAGCGTTGGACTTCGGTGCTCTCCTGACCACAGTCTGCAGCCTCTTGCCAaag gTGTTGCTGGACTTCCCTCCACGCATCAACACTGATCTGGGCCTGCAGGACCTGCTGCGTCAGGAGTACCACCGTGTCGCAGCACGCATGG GTCTCCCGTATGTGTCTGTGGCAGAGCACCTCCCTCTGCATCGGTTGGAGCTGTGGTGCCACGACGGT GTGCACCTTAGCAACACTGATGGCATGCCGGCCATGGTGGAGCTGCTGTGGGATGCTGCGGTCCGCCAGCTGGTACCCCCTCCACCTGAGCCCCCAGTGTCTCCCCAGACATCACCGCGTGCCAAGGTTTCCCCCAGGCTGGTTGTGACGGGACACGTCCCCGTGCCTCGTCACAGTGACCCCTGGGAATGGACCGTTGTTGGACGGGAGTGCAAG gctGGAACACCTATGGTGCGACAGTCTGTCATCCAGTCCAACCCTGTGTGGTTCAGGGGTGCCATGTTGGATGCCATGGTGAAGGTTTTGCCGCCTTCTGGCTCTGACTGcactgctgctccagcagctggcCAG